The Streptomyces achromogenes genome window below encodes:
- a CDS encoding DUF3040 domain-containing protein: MPLSEHEQRMLEQMERALYAEDPKFASALEGSGLRTYTRRRVYQAVAGFLVGIALLMAGMVAKQVWLSVMGFLVMLGCAVLAVTGWRKAPKPGEQAAAGAPGAPRTRGQGRQKRSMMDRIEQRWQRRRDEQGGH, translated from the coding sequence GTGCCGCTCTCGGAGCACGAGCAGCGCATGCTCGAGCAGATGGAGCGAGCGCTGTACGCCGAAGATCCCAAGTTCGCGTCGGCGCTCGAGGGAAGCGGGCTGCGTACGTACACCCGGCGGCGGGTCTACCAGGCGGTCGCTGGCTTCCTCGTGGGTATCGCGCTCCTCATGGCCGGAATGGTCGCCAAGCAGGTCTGGCTGAGCGTGATGGGCTTCCTCGTCATGCTGGGATGCGCGGTGCTCGCCGTGACCGGCTGGCGCAAGGCACCCAAGCCGGGCGAGCAGGCCGCCGCAGGAGCTCCGGGCGCCCCGCGCACCCGCGGTCAGGGTCGGCAGAAGCGCTCCATGATGGACCGTATCGAGCAGCGCTGGCAGCGCCGGCGTGACGAGCAGGGCGGTCACTGA